CGGCCGGTGCAAAACGGCGGCTTTCAGCAGGCTGCGATTCTCATAGATCTCCGCCCGGATGCGCAAGTCCTTGCCGGCGGTTGTCCGCTTGCGGGGATGATGAATGACAATCGGCGGGACTTCGTCCGCGCTGCTGCCGGCGCCACTGCTGCTGAAGGCGAGCAGGCTGGTGGTAATTTGCGTGTCGGGCACCCCGTCATGATCCATGTAACCATCGCGGTCTTCGCGGGCGCGGGAATCGAGATCAAAGCGGTCCCCCACGCCATCATGGTCGCGATCGCGCACACTTCCGCCGAGTTTGAGGGTCAGGCCGGTGAACACTGTGATCAAGCCATCATGCTCGTCACCGCTGAAGTCCAGGTCGAGCTTGTCGCTGAAGGTATAGCGGAAGGCGGCGCCGGCTGACCAGTTGAACCGGCGCGAGAGCGCCACTTCGAATCCGCCGGTGGCCTTGAGCAGATAGGCGCGCTCCTCCCGGCGCGCACCCCCTTCAAACGGCGCGTGACTGCCGTGGCGCACATTGTACCACAGCACCCCACCTGCGCCAAGCGTGACAAAAGGTGAGAACGTATGGTATGGGGAGTAGCGCAGCGTCACGTCAAACTCGATGGGGAGGACAATGGCGACAGAGTCCCGCTGGCTGTCATCATCTGTCAAGAATTTACCGAGGCCTGCTTCGATGCCGAACGACAGGTGGGGATCCGGAGAATAGTAGACCAGCGCGCTGGCGAAGGGCTGCAGAACAGCCTTCTTCACATCGCCCTCGATGCGTCCCACGCCGCCGCGCACACCAAAGCCAAATTTGGCATCCTGTGCCTGCAGCGGAACAGTGGCAGCCACCGCCAAAATGCCCGGGAGCAGCCAACTTCTCGTGTCTGTCTTCACAATGTCAGGCCCCGTAGCAAAACTGTAAAAATTTCAAAATTAAGGTATGAAAGTTCACTCTGAATGTCAAGCCTTGCTTCCAAACACAGGCCCGGCGGGGGCATCAATATTGAAACCGGCGCACGCCCGCGTTGAGAATCAAACCCACCAGCGTCATGTTCGTCCACAATGACGACCCGCCATAGCTCAAAAACGGCAGGGGAATACCGGTGACCGGCATAATGCCCACCGTCATGCCGGTGTTGACAATGACATGCACGCCGATCAAAGTCACACAGCCCACCACCATCAGCGTCAGAAATTTGTTCTTGGCGGACACGGCGATGCCGAGAGCGCGCCACAGCAGCACAAAAAAAGTCACCAATACTAGCGTGACGCCCCAAAAACCCAGTTCCTCACCCACCACCGAAAAAATAAAATCGGTGTGCTGCTCCGGCAGGAAACGCAGCTTGGCCTGTGTGCCGCGCGTCCAGCCTTTTCCCCAAAAACCGCCGGAACCAATGGCAACCTGTGACTGGGCAACTTGATAGCCTGTGCCACGCGGATCCTGTTGCAGCCCGATGAACGTGAGGATGCGGGTCTTTTGATAATCTTTCAACCGGTTCCATAGACTGGGGGTGAGCGCGCCGACACTGACATTCAACATCAGCACGGCGAGCAACACCGGCAGCTTGCGTTTGGAGAGCACCAGCACGCCGATGATCAGCAGCATGGCGGCGCCAAAGGTGTAAACGTTGAAGGCGGAGATCACCGTGAGAATCGGACTGACCACCAGAAACACGATGAAGGGAGACAAGCCCGCCCAGAACAAAACCGGCAGCAGCAGGGAAGCCATCACGATCGCGGTGCCGAGATCGGGTTCTTTCAGAATCAACACGGTGGGCACCAGCACCATGGCGAAACAGATGCCGATGTCTTTGAATGAACGCAGATCGCGTCTTTCATCAGAGAGGTAGCGCGCCAGCGCCAGCAGGGCGGCGATCTTGGTGGGTTCCGCCGGCTGAAAATGCACCGGCCCCAGAATGAACCAGCGATGCACCCCTTTGCCGCCCCCGGCGAACAACACCAGGATCAACAACACCACGCACAGCCCGTACAGACTGTAGGCCATCCCCTTGAGATACTGGACCGGCGTCAACACCACAGCCGAGGCGATCATCGCACCCGCCAGAAACCAGATGACCTGCTTGGCAAAGCTGTGCCGAATCGCCTCCGAGCTGGCGGGCGAACTGGTGGTGCTGTAGATTGCCATCAGTCCAATGGTGACCAGCAGGAGGACACAAACGATGATGACTTTATCGATGTCTTTCCAACTGATGATGCTGCGTGCCAACATGGTCAGTCTGCGGCTTCGTCCGCTTCCAATTGCGGCGTCAACTTCTTGTTCTCCAACAGGAAACTTAAAATTTTGCGGGCGACCGGCGCCGCCGCGCCGCTGCCGGAGCCGCCATTCTCAATGAACACACAGAAAGCCACCTGGGGATCATCAAACGGTGCGAAGCCGATGAACCAGCCGTGCGGCTCGCCATGCGGATTTTGTGCCGTGCCCGTCTTGCCCGCGCTCACCAGGCCCTCGACCCGCGAACGCACCGCCGTGCCGCGGCTGCCATTGACGACCAGAAACATGCCGCGTTTCACCAATGCCCAGGTCTCCGGCCGAATCCCCTTCACCTCCACCGTGTCCGGTTCCACGAACTCCTCCGTGCCGGTAAACGGATCGAGCACGCTCCGGCGCAGGCGCGGCTTGAAGCTATGCCCTTCATTGGCAATCGTCATGGCAAAGACGGCCATCTGCAGGGGTGTCACCAACAGGTCGCCCTGGCCGATGGCGAGATTCAACATCATGCCCTTGCTCCAGCGATCCTTGCCATAACGCCGATCGAGATAGGCCACCGTGGGCAGCAGGCCGGCGTTTTCTTCGCTGAGGTCGATGCCGGTCACCTTGCCGAAGCCGAAGCGCGCGGCATAGTCAGACCAATGTTCCAGGCCGACGCGGAAGCCCATGCGATAAAAGTAGACATTGCATGATTGCTCCAGCGCACCCAGCAGATTGACCGTGCCATGGCCGCCCTTTTTGTGGCATTCAAAAGTGCGGCCGCCAAAAACGTAGTAGCCCGGACAAAAGACGGTTTCATTGGGGTTGATCAGTCCGGTTTCCAGGCCGGCAATGGCGGTGATCATCTTGAAGGTCGAACCGGGCGGATACACGCTCTGTACCATGCGATCATAAAGCGGCTTGTTGGGATCGTTGAGCAGGCGGTTCCAAATCTCGGGGGTCAGGGTTCGGGAGAAAAGTTCGGGATCGAAATCCGGTTTGCTTACCAGTGCCAACACGTCGCCGTTCTTGCAATTCAACACCACCGCACCACCGTTCTTGCCGGTCAATTCGGCTTCCAACATGCGTTGCAGAGAGGCGTCAAGTCCGAGCAGCACATCCTTGCCCGGCTCCGGCGGATTGCTGCGAAAGCGTTCGCCGTCCTCCTCGGTGAGATCGCGAATGACGCGGCCCAGGGCATCCACTTCGACGAAGCGATGCCCTTTCACCCCGCGCATGACGCTTTCGTATTGGCGCTCGACACCCTTCTTGCCAATGAGATCGCCGGGGCTGTAGTTGTCGCCAAACAGGCTGAGCTCGGCGTCGCTGATTTCGCTGAGATAGCCGAAGAGGTGGGGAGCCTTCACGCCGTGGTCATAGGTGCGGCGCGATTCGGTGCGAAAATCGACGCCGGTCAATTCGAGACGGCGCTCGTTGAGCAGGCTGAAGGCCGCGAAATCAATCTGGCGGCCGATCTTCACCGGCACGAAGTTGCCACGCTTGTTGCGCGCGATATACTGCTTGATCTCCGCGGGGGTGGTGTGCAGCGCGGCGGAGATGATCTCATAGGCCTGGGGCGAGTTGCGAATCTCGCCGGGCATGGCATAAACGGCATAGGCCGGACTGTTCTCCACCAGCACCTCGCCGAAGCGGTCGCGAATCAGCCCGCGCGGCGGGTCGACTTCAATCACACGCACGCGGTTCTTGTTGGCTTCTTCAAGGAACTGCTCGCCCCGGAAGAGCTGCACGTACGCGAAGCGGCCGAGCAGGATCAGGAAGAGGAAGGCGAGGCCGCCGGTAAAGAGGCGGCGTTTGGCTTCCAGACTCAGTTCCATGCGCGCAGGGGGTTGTGATGCGGCTGCCGGTGCCCTGTTACTTCCGCTCGAAGCTTTTGGCAAACAACAAATGGGCGATGGCAGCCAGCACCAGGGTGTACAGGGAATTGGGAATCACATAGCGAACGATGAGATGCAGCACGCTGAAATCTGCATCGAAATAATAGATGCCGTCACGAATCAAGTTGTGTACCAGCGCCGCGACCAGGGTGATGCCCAGGGTGACCTGCAGGCCAAACTTGAGCTTGTCGCGCGCCAAATAGGCGGCCACGAAACCCGCCACCGCTTTGGCCAGTGCCTGCAGACCGTAGAGATGGGTGGCAAAGGCATCCTGGGCCAGGCCGGCCAGGAAACCGGTGACGATGGCCGCGGTGGCGCCGTGACGAATGGCGGAGAGCACCAGCCCGACAACGAGCAAGTCCGGCGCCAGTTCATAGATTGTCAGCAGCGGCACCACACCGACCTGCACCAGCAGGAAAATCGAGAAGGTCAACAGGTATTTGAAAATGCGCTTGGCCAAGAGATTCAGTCTCCGCTGCTGGAATCCGCCACCGTCACTTTGAAGCTCTCGGCCGGGGTGGTGATCACGAACAACTCTTCCAAACGATCGAAGCGCACAGCCGGCTCCAGCGGGATGCGCATGAAGGGCTCTCCTTTTTCGAGAGAGGGGGCAATGACTTTGCCGATGCGCAATCCCGGGGGATAGAGCGCGCTGTAATCGGAAGTGACCACCATGTCGCCGGCTTTGATCACGGCATTGCGCGGCACGCCGGTCATTTCCAGGCCGCGCGTTTCACTCCATGAGACGATGCCGAGCACGCGGCCGCCTTGGGAACGAGCGCTCACACTGAAGTTGCGGTCGAGCAGCAATTGCACCAGGCTGGTGCGCGCATTGACCTTGTAGATCTTGCCCGCCAGGCCATCGGGGGTGACCACGGGCATGTTCACGCGCATGCCCTGGCGCGCGCCCAGATCGATGACCACCGTGT
This genomic window from candidate division KSB1 bacterium contains:
- the rodA gene encoding rod shape-determining protein RodA, translating into MLARSIISWKDIDKVIIVCVLLLVTIGLMAIYSTTSSPASSEAIRHSFAKQVIWFLAGAMIASAVVLTPVQYLKGMAYSLYGLCVVLLILVLFAGGGKGVHRWFILGPVHFQPAEPTKIAALLALARYLSDERRDLRSFKDIGICFAMVLVPTVLILKEPDLGTAIVMASLLLPVLFWAGLSPFIVFLVVSPILTVISAFNVYTFGAAMLLIIGVLVLSKRKLPVLLAVLMLNVSVGALTPSLWNRLKDYQKTRILTFIGLQQDPRGTGYQVAQSQVAIGSGGFWGKGWTRGTQAKLRFLPEQHTDFIFSVVGEELGFWGVTLVLVTFFVLLWRALGIAVSAKNKFLTLMVVGCVTLIGVHVIVNTGMTVGIMPVTGIPLPFLSYGGSSLWTNMTLVGLILNAGVRRFQY
- the mrdA gene encoding penicillin-binding protein 2; protein product: MELSLEAKRRLFTGGLAFLFLILLGRFAYVQLFRGEQFLEEANKNRVRVIEVDPPRGLIRDRFGEVLVENSPAYAVYAMPGEIRNSPQAYEIISAALHTTPAEIKQYIARNKRGNFVPVKIGRQIDFAAFSLLNERRLELTGVDFRTESRRTYDHGVKAPHLFGYLSEISDAELSLFGDNYSPGDLIGKKGVERQYESVMRGVKGHRFVEVDALGRVIRDLTEEDGERFRSNPPEPGKDVLLGLDASLQRMLEAELTGKNGGAVVLNCKNGDVLALVSKPDFDPELFSRTLTPEIWNRLLNDPNKPLYDRMVQSVYPPGSTFKMITAIAGLETGLINPNETVFCPGYYVFGGRTFECHKKGGHGTVNLLGALEQSCNVYFYRMGFRVGLEHWSDYAARFGFGKVTGIDLSEENAGLLPTVAYLDRRYGKDRWSKGMMLNLAIGQGDLLVTPLQMAVFAMTIANEGHSFKPRLRRSVLDPFTGTEEFVEPDTVEVKGIRPETWALVKRGMFLVVNGSRGTAVRSRVEGLVSAGKTGTAQNPHGEPHGWFIGFAPFDDPQVAFCVFIENGGSGSGAAAPVARKILSFLLENKKLTPQLEADEAAD
- the mreD gene encoding rod shape-determining protein MreD, which gives rise to MAKRIFKYLLTFSIFLLVQVGVVPLLTIYELAPDLLVVGLVLSAIRHGATAAIVTGFLAGLAQDAFATHLYGLQALAKAVAGFVAAYLARDKLKFGLQVTLGITLVAALVHNLIRDGIYYFDADFSVLHLIVRYVIPNSLYTLVLAAIAHLLFAKSFERK
- the mreC gene encoding rod shape-determining protein MreC, with the protein product MKTALLDRSNEYLISRREYFTLFAAIVAAIAILFNNDAPQIDALRGLAVDRLALLQEKLSWFSRLTQSTEEMSALRQRATQLMLENSQLREAYLENFRLRRLLEYRERTPLQLRSARVLFAERSRTPNTVVIDLGARQGMRVNMPVVTPDGLAGKIYKVNARTSLVQLLLDRNFSVSARSQGGRVLGIVSWSETRGLEMTGVPRNAVIKAGDMVVTSDYSALYPPGLRIGKVIAPSLEKGEPFMRIPLEPAVRFDRLEELFVITTPAESFKVTVADSSSGD